A region from the Rosa rugosa chromosome 6, drRosRugo1.1, whole genome shotgun sequence genome encodes:
- the LOC133714719 gene encoding protein NRT1/ PTR FAMILY 7.2-like translates to MAGLDTFKDQQGYEEEKNQTMTETCTMDGAVDWNGRPAIRGRTGSWVAAILILVNQGLATLAFFGVGVNLVLFLTRVLGQDNAEAANNVSKWTGTVYIFSLLGAFLSDAYWGRYKTCAIFQVIFVIGLTLLSLTTYLFLLKPKGCGDEQSPCGDHSNFEFGLFYISIYLIALGNGGYQPTIATFGADQFDEDDPKEGHSKIAFFSYFYLALNLGSLFSNTGLGYFEDKGIWTVGFWASTGSAGMALILFLCGTPRYRHFKPQGNPLSRLCHVLVAATRKWKVKITSDGHDLYEEHGKQCSENQSRKILHTRGIKFLDRAAIVTSEKFNQIDGCAPNPWRLCTVTQVEEVKCVLRLLPIWLCTILYSVVFTQMASLFVEQGAVMKTTISKFHIPPAGMSSFDILSVATFIFIYRRVLNPLVIRLRKKGLTELQRMGIGLVIAIMAMLSAGVVECFRLKYARTNCVTTDCESRSSLSIFWQVPQYVLVGASEVFMYVGQLEFFNSQAPDGLKSFGSALCMTSISLGNYVSSLLVTIVMKFSSRDNIFGWIPGNLNKGHLDRFYFLLAALTTADLMVYIVCAKWYKYIKFEAKGGDDHNENIRQAELGV, encoded by the exons ATGGCCGGCTTAGATACTTTCAAAGACCAGCAG GGCTACGAAGAAGAAAAGAACCAAACGATGACAGAAACTTGTACGATGGATGGAGCCGTTGATTGGAATGGCCGCCCTGCAATCCGAGGGAGAACTGGTTCTTGGGTTGCTGCAATTCTCATATTAG TGAATCAAGGATTGGCAACATTGGCATTTTTTGGAGTAGGAGTGAACTTGGTATTGTTCTTGACAAGGGTACTGGGACAAGACAACGCTGAGGCTGCAAACAATGTCAGCAAATGGACCGGAACAGTTTACATTTTCTCTCTTCTTGGGGCTTTTCTTAGTGATGCTTACTGGGGGAGATACAAAACTTGTGCAATCTTTCAAGTTATTTTTGTTATT GGCTTGACATTATTGTCACTAACAACCTACCTATTCCTGCTCAAGCCTAAAGGTTGCGGTGATGAGCAATCTCCATGTGGAGACCATTCGAATTTTGAATTCGGCTTGTTTTACATCTCCATATATCTCATTGCACTAGGGAATGGAGGCTACCAACCTACCATAGCTACATTTGGAGCGGATCAGTTTGATGAGGATGACCCCAAAGAAGGTCACTCGAAAATTGCCTTCTTCAGCTATTTCTACTTGGCTTTGAATCTTGGCTCCCTCTTTTCTAACACAGGATTAGGGTATTTTGAGGATAAAGGAATATGGACTGTAGGGTTTTGGGCATCTACAGGCTCTGCTGGCATGGCattgattttgtttctttgcGGAACTCCAAGGTATAGGCATTTTAAGCCTCAGGGCAATCCTCTTTCTAGGTTATGTCACGTATTGGTTGCTGCAACAAGAAAATGGAAGGTCAAGATCACGTCAGATGGACATGACTTGTATGAGGAACACGGGAAACAATGCTCTGAAAATCAGAGTAGGAAAATACTTCACACTCGAGGAATCAA GTTCTTGGATAGGGCAGCAATCGTCACATCAGAGAAGTTCAACCAAATAGACGGATGTGCTCCAAATCCATGGCGGCTTTGCACAGTGACACAAGTAGAAGAAGTTAAATGCGTACTGAGATTACTTCCAATTTGGCTATGTACAATACTATACTCAGTAGTTTTCACTCAAATGGCCTCCCTCTTTGTAGAACAAGGTGCCGTAATGAAAACCACCATCTCCAAGTTCCACATTCCCCCAGCTGGTATGTCAAGTTTCGACATCCTCAGTGTGGCAACTTTTATCTTCATTTACCGGCGAGTTCTCAACCCACTCGTTATCAGGTTACGAAAAAAAGGTCTCACCGAGCTTCAAAGAATGGGGATTGGTCTAGTCATTGCCATCATGGCTATGCTCTCAGCAGGAGTTGTGGAGTGTTTTAGGTTAAAATATGCAAGAACAAATTGCGTCACTACCGATTGTGAGAGTCGAAGTTCATTGAGCATATTTTGGCAAGTTCCTCAATATGTGCTCGTCGGAGCTTCCGAAGTGTTCATGTACGTGGGTCAGCTAGAATTCTTCAACAGTCAAGCACCTGATGGGTTAAAGAGCTTCGGTAGTGCACTTTGCATGACTTCAATATCACTTGGAAACTATGTGAGTAGTTTGCTGGTTACGATAGTGATGAAGTTTTCTAGTAGGGATAATATATTTGGATGGATACCTGGAAACCTTAACAAAGGTCATCTGGATAGGTTTTACTTTCTCTTAGCAGCTTTGACTACAGCTGATCTCATGGTCTATATAGTTTGTGCCAAGTGGTACAAGTATATCAAGTTTGAAGCGAAGGGAGGAGATGATCACAATGAAAATATTAGGCAAGCTGAACTTGGAGTCTGA